GAGTCCCAGCTGAAGGCCAGCAAGTAAGGCAGACGGTCACTCCCAGAAGGCATAAGTGCCCAGACCACCAGCcaacagagaaaaacaaacctACTTTTGGCCCACTGAGCCGGGCAGCGAGGTGGGTCGGTGCTGACCCCAAGCACACACCACTGTGTTGGGATGAGAGTCTTTGGGAATGCTCTGCACCTTGCCGTGATAATCATCTGCCAAGGGTGGGGTCTGAAGAACCAAGCCCTCCCAGGGCAATTTAACACAGAAGAAAAGGTGGACACAGGAGTCAATCAGTGTGTACTTGGTGACCTAGTGACAGTCCACTGCAGCTGTGTTTTCACAGAACCTGTGGAGGAGCCATTAGAATGTTATTTTCggtgaaaaaaataatacaaccaACTTGCGCATAAGAtgggatgattttttaaatttcttttttacatttttcaaagttTCTAGAATGAACAAGGACCACATTTAAAGATGGAAAGACAGAGGAGCCGAGCCAGTGTTATTTTGATGGAACACAGTTCTGCATGTCCACAGAGAGGGCACGAGATGGCAGGAGTCATCGGCCAGCAGCGGGCAAGGTGGGTTTCAGGAATGCTCTGGGCCAAGGGTGAGGCTATGCTGGGAGATAAGCATTCAAAAAAAGGTCAGCATTTCTAAAACGGGTTCATCTGTGACCACTGAAAAGGTAGGGAAGAGGTCCAGAGCTGAAGGACATTTCCTCAGCAGGGCCAAAGCAGCAGTGTCCACAAGGACAATGTCCTGCCTCCCTGGGGTCTAGCTGAAGCTATGGGGAATGCCTGAGCCCTCACTCCCAGGCTCCAGGCTCCAGCGGTCTGTCTCTGGGCTATGTTGGTCCTCCTAGCTGGACAGCCCTGTCCTTCCACCTGGACGCTGTCTTCTACCTGACCAGAACCCACAGTCCTAGGGCCCGGGGCATCTGGCCTTGCAGGTAGGGCCTGTGCCCCAGCTCCACGCACCTCCTTCATCTTCATCTGTAGCACACGAAATCCAGGCTCAGGCATGGCACCAGGAGCCCGTGAGGGCAGGGCCTGACTGTTGCCCCGTCTCAGCTTTCCTGCCACACACCACAGGGGTTGCAGGGGCCCCTGCTGGACAATCGGGCCCCAGGGTCAAATGTGGACTGCAGTGGGACCGGCCGAGATGCAGGCAGAGGTAGAAGCCATCAGCCCTTCCAGGCACTGAGCTGAGGCAGGCACAGGAATGGCAGGGAGGACAGGTTGGGGACCACACCAGGGCCTGCGAGGCTGCACCAGCTGGCCCCACAGCCGGCCCCATGGCCTCCTGTTTGCCTTCCAGTGGTCTCTGCCTGTGCACAACTGGTTGCTCAGGCCTTTTTGCCCACAGCTTGTCAGCCCCATGTTGGGTGAAGACAGGCCACGTCCATCCAGCTCCTCCGTGGGTCTCCATGCTGGCTCAGCCCCTGAGAGCATGTGGAAatggtgagtgagtgaatgaccCCTATGCAGTCCTGCTGCGGATGCCAGCCTGGCCAGCCTGATTACCAGCTCCCTCCAACACAGCACTGGGCTCGGGGCCCTGCTGACCAAGGCCCCGAGCCCAATGCAAAGCTGTCCTGACCACCTTGCCACCTCCCCTGTGCTTTGTCCTCAGACCCTCTGCACCTTTGGAACTGCTTCGGGAAGGCAGGACACCTGCTGAGCCACCGTggattttctctcctttccatgGCTGAGCTTTAGGACATGTACTGAGCTGAACAGGCCAGGATGTGGATGTGAGCAGCCATGGGCAAGCACAGTCTGATGGAGGTGTCCACTAGCTGTCACCCAGACAAACAGCAAAGGACAGGTCCAAAACCAAAAGTCCTCTTCTCCCGTGGCTCCACTCAACCATGTGGACGAGCACTTCGCCCGCCTGGGGAAAAGCCGCGAAGTCAAGTCGTCCCACTAACGTGGCCGCCCCTCAAAAAGGCCTTTCAAAACCAGCAGAGAGCCAGGCCCCACTACGGCCCTCCCACCATCCTGAGGCGAAGGCTGGTCACAACCCATAGTGGGCACCAGGCCCCACTGAGTGCCCACTGACCCAGCCACCGAGAGGGCCGCTCAGCTACAGAGGAAGCAGGACTTGTCCAGAGTACTTGGAGTGGAGAGTCAGGAGCAGGGACAGGTGGCAGTGCTGGGCGTGGGAGGCGCTTTGCCAACCAGCAGGAGCACGCAAGCCCATCTGCACCTCACCCCACCTTCCACTGTGTTTCcgaatattgaaaaataaactaTGAGAACTTATAACCTTTAGGCTCATGGGAGAATAAAGTCCCTTCCGACAGACTTCTCTTCATCTTATTTCGGAGATCTGCCTGAGGACCGTATGCTATTTCACATAATTATAAAACTGAACTCAATACAAATGGCCAtctaagctgggcacagtggcacacacctgtagtcctagcttcgtgggaggctgagtcaggaagatcccaagttgaAGGCCGGCCTCAACAACGCAgcgagaccctgcttcaaaacaaagggctggggtgtagctgattggcagagtgcttgcctcgtgtgagcaaggccctgggtttgatcccagaaccccaaaaagaaataaatgaatacagaTATCCCCAGTGCTACATGAAGTCACCTGCTGTGAGCGCCATCAGTGGCACACCCTCAAAGACAGGAGTAACTCCAGGTGACTTTAAAGCAATCAGGTGACTGTACAAGTCTAATGGGTCATGCCCTAAGgacaaaaaaaatccttaaacaGACagtaacaagtgctggcgagggcACGGGAAACGGGAAGCCTCGCACACTGGCAGTGAGTGTGTAAACCGCAGCCGCGTTGAGAGCAGTCACAGTTTTCCAAACAGTTCAGCATACAGTCACCACATGACCCACCACTCCACCCTCAGAGGGGTCCCCAGGGAGCAAAGACGCCACACGACTCTCAGGGCAGCAGCACTCGCGCCTTGCACTGTGAGTGGGGAAGCGAAGGTGGCCTTCCTGGCAGTGGACACTACTCAGCCGTGAAAACGAGCCAACAGTTTGGGCTACAATGTAGGCAAACCTTGACACCACTATGACTCCACCGATAATGCCCAGAGTGGGCAGTCTGCAGGGAGAGACCAGAGGGTCCAGGGGCTGCGGTCACGCAGACGCAGCTACAGCTGCCCAGAACCTGGCCCAGCCCCACGGCGGTGGCGGGCACAGGGTCCTGGCCAGCTCTCACACACAGCGTGGGGGAGAGTACTGGGTACAGCCAGGAAGAAGCTTCCTTACCTTGGTCCCAAACCATCCCCCTGGTGTGGGGACCCTCCCCAAGACCTGCTTGCCTGCCTCTCACACAGGCTGCTCCCGCCCTGGCCCTCATCTGGCCCCATCCTGCTGTGGGCCCTTTGCTGTCCTCCCAGCCTCCAGCAGAGCCCTTCCTGTCCTTGCCTCATCTGCCCACTTGCCTGGTGGCCCCCAGGACAGCGCCCCCGTCCTGAGGCAGTGCCACCCAGCTGTGCCTGCACCTCCCAACACTCCAGAGAAGCAGGGCATGACCTTGCCCCAGGGTCGCTCTAGAACCTGCTGTGCTCAGGACAGACATGGGGAAGAGGCCAGGGAAGCAGAGGCTCAGGTCTAAGGAGTGAGCATTGCCAGGATCCCACAGACCCCAGTCCAGCCAGGGCCCCAGCCCCCGCCccgcagggaggggaggggagggcccaACCTCCCCCTCCAGAGGGCCTGCAAGCGAACCCAGGCAGGCTGGAGCCATGAGAATGTTCCCATTTGGTCAGCAAAGAGAGGTGGACAGTGTAACCAGCCATGGCCAGTGGCAGTGGGCAGGCCATGAATGTCCCAGCACTCACCACTGCCCAGTCCACCTACTCATGGGTCACACCAGGGTAGAGATTGGCCCTGCAGCAAAAGAGAGtggatccagggccttgcactgtGCCCCTATCACCTGAAAGCCACCAGGAACATCAAGGTCAGGCCGGGGTGTCACCCTGGCTGATTAGCATCCTGTGGGTGCCTCAGGGCCAGCTACTCCCAGCCCCTCCTACACAGCCACACACCTGGGCCTGGGCCAGCTCCAGTCTCTGGTGGGAAACGCTCTGAGGTTCTGAGAATCTGGCGCAAGTCGTGCTCCCAATACAGAGGACCGTCTGGTCCTGGAACAGAGCCAGCCCTTACCTGGAGCCTGGCCGGTGCTGGGGTTGGGCTTGGGTCCCATCTGCTGGCGGACTCTCCCTCCCGGGCGCAGAGGGCTTCCCAGGATCCCGCTCCCTGGCCTCTGGCTCCTCCTGCAGGCCCGTGGCCTGGCCCTCTGTGTGCGGCCTGCTTGCCGAGTCCTCCTGGGGGCCGGAGGTGTGTGCCAGGCACTTGCTAGAAGCCGAGGCTTTGCCCTCCTGTCTATCGGAGGCGTCTTCCACTGGCAGGATGGCTTCAGGGGCAGGCTGGGCCTCGTCCAGTCCCTTGGGGCCCTTGTCGCTGGCCTTGGCCAAGCCTGTGGCAGGGTGCGAGGCACTGATGATGCTCCCTGGGCCACACTTCTCCCGCAGGTGCTCCACCGCATCCTCACGGCCGTCCCCACAGCTCCCACAGCACACGCAGGAATGGAGGAGGCAGCTGGTGGCCGCAGCGCTGAGTTTGTGGGAGCTTCCCCCAGCCCCCTGGGCCCCGGGCTCCAGTGGGGAAAGGCCGTGGCCTGGGGCTTCCTGGGTGGCCACTGCAGAGTCCAGGGAGGAGGGTGACTTGGGGTTGAAGATGACAGTGGCCGAGAGCTTCATGCCCCCCGTCCGGTGGGCGATCATCTCAGCCGTCTCGGCGTCATCTGCACTCACCTCCCAACCGTCCAGGGACAGCTGCGAGTCCAGGCAGCTGCAGGTCGAGCCGGGCAGGGCGGCCAGCCTCCTGTGGTCACCCTCATTGTTGTTATTGCTCCAGTCCTCCCCCTTCACCACAGCAGGTTTGCTGACCCCCTCCTCCTCGCTCTGCCCGCCCTGCCGGCTCTCCTGGGGGCCGGTCCCAGCACCGTCTGCCCACCCACACGGAGCACCTGGCGACTCCAGCCTGGCAGGGGCCTCCACCGCCTCCACGTCGTCCATGAAGAACACCCGCTCCTCCTCGTCGCTGCCCGACTTCAGCCGCATTCTGCCGGGAGAAGCCTCCCCTCGGGGGCTGCCCTCTGCCCCTGGCCTGTGTGCCGGGGACTGGCAGGCACTGGGTGGCGAGAGCAGAGATGACATCTCGTCCCCAGCCCGGTGGACCATGCGGCTGAGCTCCTCCAGCTCCTGGTCATCGTACTGCATGGAGCAGGCCAGCTCTGCCTCTGGGTTCCTGGCCTCGGCTGAGAGCGGCTCCTCGGGGGGAAGGGATGCGGGAAAGGCAGGTGCCAGGGCAGTGGGCACCGGGACGTCTGCCCGGATGGGGAGCTCCACGTCCTGGCAGACGCAGAGGCTCCGCTCCAGGGTATGCAGCTCCTCCTCCGTCAGCGCCTGCAGCAAATCCCTGtggggaaagaagaaaacaggccTGAGGCCCTCCACAGCAGAGTCCTCCGCCAAGCAGGGACGCAGGCCCCGCAGACGGAGACCAGGCAGCCCAGCTGGCAGCGGAGTCCAAGACACCCAAGGGAACCGCCCAGGCTCTCCTCCATACCTCAGCCCAGGAGCGCCCACGCTGGCTCTGGGACCTCTCACTGCAACAAGAAAGCCCTGATTCTTAGGAATGTGTTGACTGCATTAATACAATCCTCAaggagtgaaaaaatgttggttcaGATGTAGATTTTCACCCTTTTGTTTAACACGAATCACCCAGCTCCAACCACATGCCAGGCTCTGGGTGCTGAGGTAGGCAGGGAGCAGCGAGTGTGTCCCTGCCCTCGTGGGGCCCCTCAACCATCTGTGCAGTGAGTGGATCACAGTGATGAcaacaggaggggagggaggagggcttcctggaggaaggggcACTGAAGCTGGCACCGGGAGCTGCGGTCACCCTGGTGGCAGTGAAGGGTGAGCTTGGAGCAGGGCCTGCAGGCTGGTGCCTGTCATTTCCTGCTGGAGAAGTCCAGGCCACACCTGAGTTGAGCCCCCACTGACGGTCCCAGTGGGCAAGGAACGCCACGGTGCTCAGGGGGTCCAGTTCAGGAGCCGACTGACCACCACGCCAAGAGAAGGGCAGTCAGACCAGAAGTAAAACACCAACCAGGACCCCAGGTCCTCGCAGTCACCCCCTCACACTCACTAAAAAGGTATTTGTAGTCAGTGTGACGTCCACGTGAGCTGGGGCCCTGCCTTTGGTCCCTGCTGGATACGGCAGCTCTCTGAAGGAGGCCACACCATGAGGCACCTGGCTGTGGACACTCAGACCCTCTCTTTTTTTTGAAGagcggtgctggggatgggacccagggtcTTCCACATGCTGGGCAGGCCTCCACCACCGGGCTGCATCCACCCGCCCTCAAGGCTCCAGGGTCTCTGCTCTGTTTACCTCCCTGTGTCGGTGTTCGGGCTGCCGCGGCCTCTGCGGCTGACCACTTCTCTTGGGGAACTTGCGTGTGCACTCCCCTCCTCCACTCAGGAGGGGACGCCTGGACCACAGTTTGGGTGAGCATTTGGGACACAGAGCTCTGCCCGGCAGGCCCTCAGGACTCTTGACAGTCTTAATGGATCCTCTCCGGGGAGTGCACAATACACCTTATCGCAGACCCCAACCTGGCTCATGAGGCTGAGCACTGTTGACACACGTGCCATCCCTTAGATATCCTCTGTGGGAAGTGCCTGTTCAagtcttttacccatttttattGGGCTGACTTCCTTATTAATGGATTGGAGATCTTACGTATTTTGGATGTGAGTTGTTATTGGATCTATTCTTCAACTCTGTAgcttgtcttctcattctcttcatAGTGTCTTTTGGTAGACCggaggttttaattttaataaaggcaatgtcactttttttttatggttAGCACTTTAGGGTCCTATTTAAGAAACAGGCACATGTTAGCACATGTTTGCAaccccaatggcttgggaggctgaagcaggaggattgattgcaagtttaaagaccagcctcagcaacttagcaaggccctaagtaacttagtaagaccctgtcttcaattaaaacatttaaaaaggtctggcaatgtggctcagtggttaagcacccctgggttaaatctctggtaaaaaaagaaaaaaatctttgtctaATCTGGGGCCACAAAGATGTTTTCCTTGATATCCTCTAAAAGCTCTAAAAAGCTtaaaagctggggctggggtggtagctcagtggtagagcattgtctagtatgtgtgaggcactgggttccatcctcagaaccacataaaaataaataaaaataaaagtattgtgtccatctacaagtaaaaaatacttaaaaaaaatagctctaAAAGCTGTTTTGCTGCCCATATTTATATCCGTACTGTGTCTAGCACTGATTTTGCATGTGGCTGGGGTAGATCCTAACTCCCTACGACAAGCCATGTTTTGGGAGACCTGCTGGCAGGTGAGCAGCCTGGAAGTGCCCAGCCTGCAATGACACAGTTCGAGGCTAGGGACCCCAGGAGAGTCTCACCCAGGAGACAGGGGACACTGCTGAGcttatttagaaaacaaagacAAGGCTTCTGGGGTGCGGTGCATGTTGTCCTAAATGAGGGGACTTCTAGAGGATTTCACTTACAGAAGGGTTTTGAATAATGAATTCAATGTTCTTAACATATATTGTTCTTAACAGAGATTTTCTATCTCTTCTTCTGCCAGCTTTGGTTACTTTTTGAGGAGATTATCCTTTTCATTTGAATTGCTCAATTTATTGATAGAAAGTTGTTCTCAGTATCAACTTAAGAAACTCACcacttttattaatctttttaaagaacaaCTTCTTGGCTCTGTTAAATTTCTCTACAGTACACTtgctttctatttcattgatatctgttttgttatttctcttctgctttcttgAGATCTATGATAAACATTATTTTCTAGttgctttaaataaaacttgaattttatataaaagagtCCATCCTGTCTTCTAATTTATATGTAATGCTGTCAACATTCACTTCTATCAATCCATATCATGACCTTCAGTCTCTTTTATGTTTGCATTTCTATCTGAGAtcaccttttcctctttctgaagaactctaattagttttttttttcttacatacagGTTGCTAATAACAAATTCCCCAGGTTTTATGTTTTGgaatagttaattttttaatatctttattttctatttatctatgtggtgctggggattgaacctagggccccgcacatgctaggtgagcgctctaccgctgagccacagcctcagccccaaattcactatttttgaaggatattttttCTGGTTAGAAATGCTGATTGGCGGTCATTTTCTTTCGGCACTTAAATACGTATCATTTTGTGGCGTGCTGGCTCCCattatattgtttgttttttgagaaggtgtctctcttccatttctttcaaaGTGCCAAGTCCTTTTCTCTtgcttcttttaaatatttttcttcgaCTTTACAATTTTATTGTGACATATCCAGGAATGTTTTGAGCATATCTTgcttggcattttcttttttatttttttttattttttttaaagagagagggagagagagagagagagagagagagagagagagagagagagagagagagagagagagagagagaatttttaacatttattgtttagttctcggcggacacaacatctttgttggtatgtggtgctgaggatcgaacccgggccgcacgcacgccaggcgagcacgctaccgcttgagccacatccccagccccttggcaTTTTCTTAAACCTCCTGAATCTTCAGGTAGATTTCTTCCTATCAGTTTTAGAATATTCTTGTCCACTATTTCTTTGGATGTTTCTTCTGCcgtcctccctgcctccccctggGACTCTGCGGGTGCCGTGCATTCTCCGGGTGGTATTCTGCAGTGGTCCTGTTTTTCCTGGTTTTCCCTGCGCTTCACCATGGCTCTCCTCCACTGAGCCCTCTTCAGGTTCATCACCCTGCGTTCTGCTGGGTCCAATCGCTATCAAGCCCATCTGCCATGTCCTTATCTTCACATTATGAACTTAGGCGATCTGTTTCTTCTTTATAGATTCTGATTCTCTAAATTCCCCATCCTCTTATCtaatttctccctttcttctattttctttaatacaGCAATCCTAACTGTGTTCAAGTCTGTGGATATTAACTCTAAAATCCAGTCGTCTTCAGTCTGCATCAatcttctggctcttcttttgATCACAATTATATTTTCTTGCCACTTCACATTTTTAGCAATTTGAGATTAGATAATTGACACTGTATTAATCAAGAAGTGACAGATGTGCTTTCTCCACCCAAGGGAATGCCCCTTTCCTCTGTTAGGTGTGAGAGTCCATTACCACACTGAGTTCAGATACCAAGCCAATCGAGGACCCAGTGACAGCTTCAGTCTATTAGCACTGCTGAGCCTGGAGGGTTGCTGCCACACAGACCCCAGAGGCTGCAGGAAACCGAGCTCTGCCTGAGTCTCACAGGGAGGCCTAGGGGTGTCACAGCCACGCTGTTGTCTCCTAAGCCTCCCCCGCTGCTGGGGAGCTTTCTGCCCAGAACCTGGCAGGGACACTCAGCCCCTTGCAACTGGGTTCCCTCCTTCAGAAGAGATTCTCTGCCTGGAAGACGGAGCTTTGGACAATCACTGACACCCGCCTGGAATCATCAGATGTTTCCCAGGAAAAACAGAGCGAGGCAAGAGGGCCAGACCTTCTCTCTGGAAGAGTTCTCGGCTCTCCCAATTCTGGTTCATCCGACACTCGCTGTCACCATTCCATACCTTACAACACACTTTTGCAGCTTACTTTTTCCTACTGTTGCAGTTGGAGAATCAGCCTGCTGCAATCTGAGGCATCCTGTCCCAAAGCAGGAGTCTGGCCCACATTTTTAAAGAGATGTGAAGACAGCCAGTCACGCCTGCACTCTTTagatctcttccttttttctattctttctttctttcttttttttttaaatcagggactAAACCAGGGCCGTCTGTATGCTAGGCAGGcaatctaccactaagctgctgCCCCGTCACCTAATGGGTCTCTCCCCATGCCACGCCGtccccacatccccagcacccaccctGTCCCTCCTACAAGAACCCCATCTGCTGAGGCCCCGCCCCCTCCTTCTGGCCTGTCCCTCACCTCCCCTCTTGTACCACTTCTCCTCTTCTAAATAGCTCCCCAGAGAGGGCAGGACCTAAGCCTCTGTGTCAAGGCCCATCTTCTCCCCAGAGGATCAGAGAAGCAGTCAACAGCCACCATGAAGCACAAACCAGATGAAGCACCTCCCCTCCTAAGCTCACCAACTCACCAAGGGCCACCCACCAAGGTCCCATGACCTCGAGACCCCATTCTCACTAGGAAGCCCACAGCCCACGAGGCCATGTTCACTGTCTGGATCCTCCCAGGACGTGGTTCTGTGCTCTCTGGGTCTCCAGAGGAACCTTCCCTGGCTGGCCATGCCTGGGACCGTCCTGTGCTGGGCGAATTCTCGAGCCGTGGGATGTCCTGCCAGACCCAGGGAGGGGGCTGCAGGGAACAGAGCCACCAGCCTCATCACATCCAGGAGCAGGGCCCCTGGAGGAACAGCTGGGTGTCCAAGGCCACAGGCCAGGGAGGCCCTCAGAGGACTCAGGATAGCATGGCCTTCATGCCACTGCTAGCCCTCACTGCTGGGCCCTGTCAGCTCGGGGAGGCACCGGGCAGAGACCTCAGTCACACAATAGAACGTGTGCAGTCTCAGAAGGGCTCCAACACAGCAGCACAAACCTTGCAGCCAACAACTAAAGACCACAACCAACTTGTGGGCACTGGAGGGGAGCATCAGGGTGTAGGAGAAGAGAGGGCCAGCCATGAGTGCCTGGTGCCTGCAAGGTGGGCAGTGTGAGGCTCCGCACTTGGACCACTCAGCTAGAGAGGCCCAGTGGGGACCAAGAGCAGGCTGGTTCTGGCCACCACAAGGCCACACAACACCCAGGAGACTGGGAGAGGCTGAGCACTGGACTCAGCCCCTGCTCCTCCCGCTCTGCCTGCCCCCAAGTCCCACCTGATTTTCCGTAGCAATGAATGGAAGGGACGGAACAGCTCGGACATGTCCTCCACCTTGCGGTCCAGGTTCAGGGGTCCATCCGCATAGACCACGAGGCCACTGCAGTTGAGACACAAAGCCAGTGTGGTTAGCCCTGAAGGCCTGGTAAGCTGGGAGCCCAGCTTACACCCTGTGGCTGGCCCAACACTGGTCAGcacagcctggccctggccctgggcctgggcctgggtcaGGTCCTAAACAAGTTtagaaaaaggcaattaaaatgATTACCCAGACTTCATCATCTTTGAAGTTCATTAGCTTGTGTTCATGGGAGTAGTcataaaataatcagaagaaCATACTTGTACCCATCAGCATTGCAATCGGAGAAATCAGCATCAAGGTTTGCTGGTAAAACCTATCTCCTTGGAAACGGAAGAACTGGCGTTGTGTTTGAATTTGTCTATGGAGGCTTATGAGAGGCAGCCCCAACCTGTCTACCCCAAAAGCAAGTTGGAGTACTGAGGCCCCGTGTGGGTCACCCCTCGCCACCACTCCACCTGGGGAAGCTGTCCTCTAGCACAGTGCCCATGGCCCAACAGGCCCGCCCTGCCAGGACTGGGCTCTCTGCCCGTCACTTCCTGGCACTCTGCTGAGTGcctgctgaggccagccttgctCAGTGCCCCCTAGGCAGCCCCAATTCCATGACGACACGTTTGCTCCCACAGCCCACCAGGCACTGTGCAGCCTGCCCAGCTCCAAGGGCACCTCTGTCAGCATCACAGGAAGCTGCCACCATAGCTGCTGCCCCCCAGGGCTTGGGGACACAGGCACCACACCCCTGCAGACCACAGCCAAGTGCAGGCCTTTCCAAGGAGGAGTAGGGCAGTACCCAGAGCCAGGCTGGCAGGCATGGGCACACAGAAGGCCCACCAGCCCAGGCAAACCTGGGAGGGAACGTCTGGAGATGGATCAG
This genomic interval from Ictidomys tridecemlineatus isolate mIctTri1 chromosome 9, mIctTri1.hap1, whole genome shotgun sequence contains the following:
- the Zfyve28 gene encoding lateral signaling target protein 2 homolog isoform X1; its protein translation is MMNRFRKWLYKPKRSDPQLLAQFYYADEELNQVAAELDSLDGRKDPQRCTLLVSQFRSCQDNVLNIINQIMDECIPQDRAPRDFCVKFPEEIRHDNLAGQLWFGAECLAAGSIIMNRELESMAMRPLAKELTRSLEDVRGTLRDQALRDLSTYTEKMREALRHFDVLFAEFELSYVSAMVPVKSPREYYVQQEVIVLFCETVERALDFGYLTQDMIDDYEPALMFTIPRLAIVCGLVVYADGPLNLDRKVEDMSELFRPFHSLLRKIRDLLQALTEEELHTLERSLCVCQDVELPIRADVPVPTALAPAFPASLPPEEPLSAEARNPEAELACSMQYDDQELEELSRMVHRAGDEMSSLLSPPSACQSPAHRPGAEGSPRGEASPGRMRLKSGSDEEERVFFMDDVEAVEAPARLESPGAPCGWADGAGTGPQESRQGGQSEEEGVSKPAVVKGEDWSNNNNEGDHRRLAALPGSTCSCLDSQLSLDGWEVSADDAETAEMIAHRTGGMKLSATVIFNPKSPSSLDSAVATQEAPGHGLSPLEPGAQGAGGSSHKLSAAATSCLLHSCVCCGSCGDGREDAVEHLREKCGPGSIISASHPATGLAKASDKGPKGLDEAQPAPEAILPVEDASDRQEGKASASSKCLAHTSGPQEDSASRPHTEGQATGLQEEPEARERDPGKPSAPGRESPPADGTQAQPQHRPGSSSPPAGSCSSDKTLLEAAPVASPVTPVATREKIRSRFHGSHDLIHRLFVCISGVADQLQTNYASDLRSILKTLFEVMATKPETDDKEKLKKVTQTLRNAALEDCALCQETLSSSELAAKTRDGDFEDLLFPLLFALGTAAPLWAGEACPCVHTLLHVPCHTLLQRQSRHVMQHPGTHQHTQGQDSQEGGAAPGPGLSRLCCRRSPASH
- the Zfyve28 gene encoding lateral signaling target protein 2 homolog isoform X7 — encoded protein: MMNRFRKWLYKPKRSDPQLLAQFYYADEELNQVAAELDSLDGRKDPQRCTLLVSQFRSCQDNVLNIINQIMDECIPQDRAPRDFCVKFPEEIRHDNLAGQLWFGAECLAAGSIIMNRELESMAMRPLAKELTRSLEDVRGTLRDQALRDLSTYTEKMREALRHFDVLFAEFELSYVSAMVPVKSPREYYVQQEVIVLFCETVERALDFGYLTQDMIDDYEPALMFTIPRLAIVCGLVVYADGPLNLDRKVEDMSELFRPFHSLLRKIRDLLQALTEEELHTLERSLCVCQDVELPIRADVPVPTALAPAFPASLPPEEPLSAEARNPEAELACSMQYDDQELEELSRMVHRAGDEMSSLLSPPSACQSPAHRPGAEGSPRGEASPGRMRLKSGSDEEERVFFMDDVEAVEAPARLESPGAPCGWADGAGTGPQESRQGGQSEEEGVSKPAVVKGEDWSNNNNEGDHRRLAALPGSTCSCLDSQLSLDGWEVSADDAETAEMIAHRTGGMKLSATVIFNPKSPSSLDSAVATQEAPGHGLSPLEPGAQGAGGSSHKLSAAATSCLLHSCVCCGSCGDGREDAVEHLREKCGPGSIISASHPATGLAKASDKGPKGLDEAQPAPEAILPVEDASDRQEGKASASSKCLAHTSGPQEDSASRPHTEGQATGLQEEPEARERDPGKPSAPGRESPPADGTQAQPQHRPGSSSPPAGSCSSDKTLLEAAPVASPVTPVATREKIRSRFHGSHDLIHRLFVCISGVADQLQTNYASDLRSILKTLFEVMATKPETDDKEKLKKVTQTLRNAALEDCALCQETLSSSELAAKTRDGDFEDLLFPLLFALGTAAPLWAGEACPCVHTLLHVPCHTLLQRQSRMKSNYC
- the Zfyve28 gene encoding lateral signaling target protein 2 homolog isoform X5, with the protein product MMNRFRKWLYKPKRSDPQLLAQFYYADEELNQVAAELDSLDGRKDPQRCTLLVSQFRSCQDNVLNIINQIMDECIPQDRAPRDFCVKFPEEIRHDNLAGQLWFGAECLAAGSIIMNRELESMAMRPLAKELTRSLEDVRGTLRDQALRDLSTYTEKMREALRHFDVLFAEFELSYVSAMVPVKSPREYYVQQEVIVLFCETVERALDFGYLTQDMIDDYEPALMFTIPRLAIVCGLVVYADGPLNLDRKVEDMSELFRPFHSLLRKIRDLLQALTEEELHTLERSLCVCQDVELPIRADVPVPTALAPAFPASLPPEEPLSAEARNPEAELACSMQYDDQELEELSRMVHRAGDEMSSLLSPPSACQSPAHRPGAEGSPRGEASPGRMRLKSGSDEEERVFFMDDVEAVEAPARLESPGAPCGWADGAGTGPQESRQGGQSEEEGVSKPAVVKGEDWSNNNNEGDHRRLAALPGSTCSCLDSQLSLDGWEVSADDAETAEMIAHRTGGMKLSATVIFNPKSPSSLDSAVATQEAPGHGLSPLEPGAQGAGGSSHKLSAAATSCLLHSCVCCGSCGDGREDAVEHLREKCGPGSIISASHPATGLAKASDKGPKGLDEAQPAPEAILPVEDASDRQEGKASASSKCLAHTSGPQEDSASRPHTEGQATGLQEEPEARERDPGKPSAPGRESPPADGTQAQPQHRPGSSPPAGSCSSDKTLLEAAPVASPVTPVATREKIRSRFHGSHDLIHRLFVCISGVADQLQTNYASDLRSILKTLFEVMATKPETDDKEKLKKVTQTLRNAALEDCALCQETLSSSELAAKTRDGDFEDPPEWVPDEACGFCTACKAPFTVIRRKHHCRSCGKIFCSRCSSHSAPLPRYGQVKPVRVCTHCYMFHVTPFYSDKAGM